A genomic stretch from Oleomonas cavernae includes:
- a CDS encoding MlaE family ABC transporter permease encodes MNNPLAIVGRVFLAFLAAAGRLAIFAGNGVQHIVRPPIYFGLIGRQMLSIGYFSLPVVGLTALFTGMVLALQIYIGSSRFNAESAVATIVVIGITRELGPVLSGLMVAGRVSAAMAAELGTMRVTEQIDALTTLSTNPFKYLVAPRLIAATLTMPLLVLIADIIGVMGGYLVGTTRLGFNYGTYLKATADFLQPMDVISGLVKAAAFGFVLALMGCYHGYHSKGGAQGVGAATTNAVVSASVLILAVNYLITELFFAK; translated from the coding sequence CGGCAACGGCGTGCAGCACATCGTCCGGCCGCCGATCTATTTCGGCCTGATCGGCCGGCAGATGCTGTCGATCGGCTATTTCTCGCTGCCCGTGGTCGGCCTCACCGCCTTGTTCACCGGCATGGTGCTGGCCTTGCAGATCTATATCGGCTCGTCCCGCTTCAACGCCGAAAGCGCCGTGGCGACCATCGTGGTGATCGGCATCACCCGCGAGCTGGGCCCGGTGCTGAGCGGCCTGATGGTGGCCGGCCGCGTCTCGGCCGCCATGGCGGCCGAACTGGGGACCATGCGCGTCACCGAGCAGATCGACGCCCTGACCACCCTGTCGACCAACCCCTTCAAGTACCTGGTGGCGCCGCGCCTGATCGCCGCCACCCTGACCATGCCCCTGCTGGTGCTCATCGCCGACATCATCGGCGTCATGGGCGGCTATCTGGTGGGCACGACCAGGCTGGGCTTCAACTACGGGACCTATCTGAAGGCGACCGCCGACTTCCTCCAGCCGATGGATGTGATCTCGGGCTTGGTCAAGGCCGCCGCCTTCGGCTTCGTGCTGGCCTTGATGGGCTGTTACCACGGCTATCACAGCAAGGGCGGTGCCCAGGGCGTGGGGGCCGCGACGACCAATGCCGTGGTCTCGGCCTCGGTGCTGATCCTGGCCGTGAACTACCTCATCACCGAACTGTTCTTCGCCAAATGA